From a single Thermodesulfovibrionales bacterium genomic region:
- the rpmI gene encoding 50S ribosomal protein L35 — MPKLKTHSGAKKRFKVTGTGKIMRRKANKSHLLTGKSSRRTRRLKESALVSESDYKNIKRLLPYSF; from the coding sequence ATGCCCAAACTTAAGACTCACAGTGGTGCAAAAAAGAGATTCAAGGTCACAGGAACAGGTAAGATAATGAGGAGAAAGGCTAACAAAAGCCATCTCCTTACAGGTAAATCTTCAAGAAGAACAAGAAGACTCAAAGAATCTGCTCTTGTTTCAGAGAGCGACTACAAGAACATCAAGAGACTTTTACCCTATTCTTTTTAA
- the dsrB gene encoding dissimilatory-type sulfite reductase subunit beta, translating to MALPQRRTDIGPPHYKDFLPPVIQKNYGNWKYHEVLEPGVMVHVANSGDKIWSVRVASPRLLSTDTLREIADIAQKYCGGYLRFTSRNNIEFLVSDEKNLNPLKDELKKKGYMMGGIGPRVSNVVHTQGWIHCHSAASDASGLVKVLMDELAEYFTTKELPNKVRLAVPCCVNMCGAVHCSDIAVVAVHRKLPVIDHEKVPNMCEIPSTIAACPTGAISPDPAKKSVKIKEDKCMYCGNCYTVCPPMEIHDPEFDGVAIVAGGKVGNLRTPPKFSKLVVPFIKNNPPRWPEVVDAVKKILNAYEKGAMKHERVGEWIERIGWEKFFKITGLPFTYQHIDDFLIARETFRTAATFKW from the coding sequence ATGGCTTTACCACAGAGAAGAACAGATATAGGACCACCTCATTATAAGGATTTCTTACCACCTGTTATACAGAAGAATTATGGTAACTGGAAGTACCACGAGGTTCTTGAACCAGGAGTAATGGTTCATGTGGCAAACAGTGGAGACAAGATATGGTCCGTGAGGGTTGCGTCACCAAGGCTTCTTAGCACAGATACACTAAGGGAGATTGCTGATATAGCCCAGAAATACTGCGGAGGTTATCTCAGGTTTACATCAAGAAATAATATAGAGTTCCTTGTATCTGATGAGAAGAATCTTAATCCTCTTAAGGATGAGCTCAAGAAGAAGGGCTATATGATGGGAGGTATAGGTCCAAGGGTATCAAATGTAGTTCACACTCAGGGCTGGATACACTGCCATTCTGCTGCCTCTGATGCCTCTGGTCTTGTGAAGGTCCTGATGGATGAATTGGCGGAGTACTTCACAACCAAGGAGCTTCCAAACAAGGTAAGGCTTGCAGTTCCCTGCTGCGTTAATATGTGCGGTGCGGTTCACTGCTCTGACATAGCAGTTGTGGCTGTCCACAGAAAACTTCCTGTTATCGACCATGAGAAGGTGCCTAATATGTGTGAGATTCCTTCCACAATTGCTGCCTGCCCTACTGGTGCAATTAGCCCCGATCCAGCAAAAAAGAGTGTTAAGATTAAGGAAGACAAATGTATGTACTGCGGTAACTGCTATACAGTATGCCCTCCTATGGAGATTCATGACCCTGAGTTTGACGGCGTGGCTATAGTTGCCGGTGGAAAGGTTGGAAACCTCAGAACTCCACCAAAGTTCTCCAAGCTTGTTGTTCCTTTCATAAAGAATAATCCACCAAGATGGCCAGAGGTAGTAGATGCAGTTAAAAAGATACTCAATGCCTATGAAAAGGGTGCAATGAAGCATGAGAGGGTAGGTGAGTGGATAGAGAGAATAGGATGGGAAAAGTTCTTTAAGATCACCGGTCTGCCATTCACCTATCAGCATATTGACGACTTCTTAATAGCAAGGGAGACATTCAGAACAGCAGCAACATTTAAGTGGTAA
- the rplT gene encoding 50S ribosomal protein L20: MPRAKGGFKTRRRHKKILELAKGYYGARSRSYKVAAGAVEKALQYAYRDRRAKKREIRALWIVRINAAARALGITYGKLMEGLRKAKIELNRKVLADMALNDPKAFQKIVDTAKSALSA, from the coding sequence ATGCCAAGGGCAAAGGGTGGTTTCAAGACGAGAAGAAGACATAAAAAGATCCTTGAACTTGCAAAGGGTTATTACGGTGCCAGGAGTCGTTCCTATAAGGTAGCAGCAGGAGCTGTTGAGAAGGCACTTCAGTATGCCTACCGAGACAGAAGGGCAAAGAAGCGTGAGATTCGTGCCCTCTGGATAGTGAGGATAAATGCTGCAGCAAGGGCCCTCGGTATCACCTATGGGAAACTCATGGAAGGACTCAGAAAGGCAAAAATTGAGCTGAATAGAAAGGTACTTGCAGATATGGCATTAAACGATCCAAAGGCCTTCCAGAAGATAGTTGATACAGCAAAATCAGCACTCAGCGCCTGA
- a CDS encoding 2-oxoacid:acceptor oxidoreductase family protein, with product MKEKGIIIAGFGGQGILFLGKTIAHAAMLSEKEVTWFPSYGAEMRGGTANCTVVISDELIGSPVVNEIDILIVFNEASLKKFFQRLKKDGLLFYDSSVINSDVIAGTANSGFPVPATEIAAREGNPRGANMVMLGAFIAVTGILKIEDIFKALEETIPLSRIKLVEINKTLIMRGIEYIENKKTINK from the coding sequence ATGAAAGAAAAGGGAATCATAATAGCTGGTTTTGGAGGTCAGGGAATACTTTTTCTTGGAAAGACCATTGCCCATGCGGCGATGCTTTCAGAAAAAGAGGTAACCTGGTTTCCATCCTATGGCGCTGAGATGAGAGGTGGCACAGCAAATTGTACCGTTGTTATATCTGATGAGCTTATAGGTTCTCCAGTTGTGAACGAGATAGATATACTTATAGTTTTTAATGAAGCATCCCTGAAAAAATTTTTTCAGAGATTAAAGAAAGACGGTCTCCTTTTTTATGATTCTTCAGTCATTAATAGCGATGTAATAGCTGGAACTGCAAATTCTGGATTTCCTGTGCCAGCAACCGAAATAGCCGCTAGGGAGGGAAACCCAAGGGGTGCAAACATGGTAATGCTCGGAGCCTTCATAGCTGTAACAGGCATACTTAAAATAGAAGACATCTTCAAAGCACTAGAAGAGACAATACCTCTTTCAAGGATAAAACTCGTTGAAATAAATAAAACACTTATCATGAGAGGTATAGAATACATTGAGAATAAGAAAACCATCAATAAGTGA
- the thrS gene encoding threonine--tRNA ligase has translation MSVNYGEKQVSQNLDLETLRHSAAHIMAHAVKRLFPQAKLAIGPAIENGFYYDFDIDKPLSPEDLEKIEDEMEKIIKEDKPFVKKILSRDEALKIFEELQEPYKIELIKEIPDEEVSIYEEGDFIDLCRGPHVSRTGDVRAYKLLSIAGAYWKGDEKNKMLQRIYGTAFFTEKELKDYLDFLEEVKKRDHRKLGKELDLFSINEEVGPGLVLWHPNGAIVRKIIEDFWRDEHLKADYRLLYTPHIARLELWKRSGHLDFYRENMYSPMEIENILYELKPMNCPFHITVYKSQLRSYRDLPLRFAELGTVYRYERSGVLHGLLRVRGFTQDDAHIFCREDQIEEEVLHVLDFTLYILRTFGFNDYDVYLSTRPEKYVGTPENWERATNALKRALEIKGLNYSIDPGEGVFYGPKIDIKVKDSLNRPWQCSTIQVDFNIPERFDITYRGSDGKERRPIMIHRALMGSIERFFGILIEHYAGAFPLWLAPVQVAVLTIAERHNDFAREFYKLLRKNNIRAELRSENEKIGHKIRECTLKKVPYMVIIGDKEVSEKRYTVRKRSGENIGPFEAEEFISYLKEEIKARR, from the coding sequence ATGTCAGTGAATTATGGAGAAAAACAGGTCTCCCAGAATCTTGACCTGGAGACCCTGAGACACAGTGCTGCTCATATAATGGCCCATGCTGTAAAGAGGCTTTTTCCTCAGGCAAAGCTTGCCATAGGACCTGCCATAGAAAATGGATTTTACTATGATTTTGATATAGATAAACCCCTCAGCCCGGAAGACCTTGAAAAGATAGAAGATGAAATGGAAAAAATAATAAAGGAGGATAAACCCTTTGTAAAAAAGATTCTTAGCAGGGATGAGGCCCTGAAGATTTTTGAAGAACTTCAAGAGCCTTACAAGATTGAACTCATAAAAGAGATCCCCGATGAAGAGGTATCTATCTATGAGGAAGGAGATTTTATAGATCTCTGTAGAGGTCCCCATGTTTCTCGGACAGGTGATGTTAGGGCCTATAAATTGTTAAGTATTGCTGGTGCCTACTGGAAGGGCGATGAAAAGAATAAGATGCTCCAGAGAATCTATGGCACAGCCTTTTTTACAGAAAAAGAGCTAAAGGATTATCTTGATTTTCTTGAGGAGGTCAAAAAGAGGGACCACAGAAAACTTGGCAAGGAGCTGGACCTTTTCAGTATCAACGAAGAGGTCGGTCCTGGTCTGGTTCTCTGGCATCCCAATGGTGCAATCGTAAGGAAGATTATAGAAGATTTCTGGAGGGATGAACATCTGAAGGCTGATTACAGGCTTCTTTATACACCTCATATTGCAAGGCTTGAACTCTGGAAGAGGAGCGGCCATCTGGATTTCTACAGAGAGAACATGTATTCGCCAATGGAGATTGAGAACATACTTTATGAATTAAAACCGATGAACTGTCCCTTTCATATTACTGTATATAAAAGTCAGCTCAGAAGTTACAGGGATTTGCCGCTTAGATTTGCTGAGCTTGGCACAGTATATAGATATGAGAGATCCGGTGTACTTCACGGTCTTCTTAGAGTAAGGGGCTTCACCCAGGATGATGCCCATATATTCTGCAGAGAGGATCAGATAGAAGAAGAGGTTCTTCATGTCCTTGATTTTACACTTTATATTTTAAGAACCTTTGGTTTTAATGATTATGATGTCTATCTTTCCACAAGGCCGGAAAAGTATGTAGGAACACCTGAAAACTGGGAGAGGGCAACCAATGCCCTCAAAAGGGCTCTCGAGATAAAAGGCCTGAATTACTCCATTGACCCTGGTGAAGGAGTCTTTTACGGACCAAAGATTGATATAAAGGTAAAGGATAGTTTAAATAGACCCTGGCAGTGTAGCACCATACAGGTTGATTTTAATATTCCTGAGAGATTTGATATTACCTACAGGGGAAGTGATGGAAAGGAACGCAGGCCGATAATGATTCACAGGGCTTTAATGGGTTCAATTGAGAGATTTTTTGGTATACTTATTGAGCATTACGCTGGTGCTTTTCCATTATGGCTTGCTCCTGTTCAGGTTGCTGTTCTCACCATTGCTGAAAGGCATAATGACTTTGCAAGAGAATTTTATAAATTACTCCGTAAAAATAATATCCGTGCGGAGCTCAGATCAGAGAATGAAAAGATAGGTCACAAGATAAGAGAATGCACTTTAAAGAAAGTGCCCTATATGGTTATAATAGGTGATAAAGAGGTTTCAGAAAAGAGATACACTGTAAGAAAGAGAAGCGGCGAAAATATTGGACCCTTTGAGGCAGAGGAGTTTATCTCTTACCTTAAAGAGGAGATTAAAGCAAGGAGGTGA
- a CDS encoding N-acetyltransferase yields the protein MRIRKPSISDVREMQKIINEFAKKEEMLPRSLNELYENIRDFYICENKGEIVGLCALHILWEDLAEIRSLAVKRDYQKKGIGRRLLKKCLEEAKGLKIKRVFALTYHPDFFIKSGFRLVQKTELPQKIWGDCLRCPKFPECDEDAVIIDLDNKEK from the coding sequence TTGAGAATAAGAAAACCATCAATAAGTGATGTGAGAGAGATGCAGAAGATTATTAATGAATTTGCAAAAAAAGAGGAGATGCTTCCCCGCTCGCTGAATGAGCTATACGAAAACATAAGAGATTTTTATATCTGTGAAAATAAAGGAGAGATTGTAGGTCTCTGCGCCCTCCATATCCTTTGGGAGGATCTTGCAGAGATAAGGTCACTCGCTGTTAAAAGGGATTATCAGAAAAAAGGTATTGGAAGAAGGCTTTTAAAGAAGTGTCTTGAAGAGGCAAAAGGGCTTAAAATTAAAAGAGTTTTTGCGCTGACTTACCATCCTGATTTTTTTATTAAGAGCGGTTTCAGATTAGTCCAGAAAACAGAACTGCCCCAGAAAATATGGGGAGACTGTCTTAGATGTCCCAAATTTCCTGAATGTGATGAAGATGCAGTGATTATAGATTTAGATAATAAAGAAAAATGA
- the dsrA gene encoding dissimilatory-type sulfite reductase subunit alpha, protein MSELPKTPLLDELEKGPWPSFVTEIKKAAKKNAMARDELAQLEKSYRDKRGYWKHGGIVGVRGYGSGVIGRYSSLPDQFPNVANFHTVRINSIAGFFYTSEAIKMMCDIWDKYGSGLTNFHGSTGDIILLGTNTENLEPVFAEFSSRGWDLGGSGSAMRTPSCCIGPARCEWSNINTLDITYSLTQEFQDELHRPAFPYKFKIKTAGCAVDCIASIARADLSIIGTWKGKIEIDQDAVQWYAKNGMNIQQEIVDRCPTKCMSYDGKNLKINDEDCSRCMHCISKMTKALRPTGERGATILLGSKAPFVIGATLSWVIIPFMKLEPPYDPLKDFIRKSLEYWDEYGKNRERIGELIIRRGMREYLEYVGLEPDPRMVKEPRRDPFYFWKEEELVPNSKL, encoded by the coding sequence ATGAGTGAACTGCCAAAAACACCCTTGCTTGATGAGCTTGAAAAGGGTCCATGGCCAAGTTTTGTAACAGAGATCAAAAAGGCAGCAAAGAAGAATGCAATGGCAAGAGATGAGCTTGCCCAGCTTGAGAAGTCCTACAGGGATAAACGTGGTTACTGGAAGCATGGTGGAATAGTTGGTGTAAGGGGGTATGGTTCTGGAGTTATAGGTCGATATTCATCTCTTCCCGATCAGTTTCCAAATGTTGCTAATTTCCATACGGTGAGAATTAATTCCATAGCAGGCTTCTTTTACACATCAGAGGCAATCAAGATGATGTGTGATATATGGGATAAATATGGAAGTGGCCTTACTAATTTCCATGGTTCCACCGGAGACATAATCCTTCTTGGAACAAACACAGAAAATCTTGAACCTGTATTTGCTGAATTTTCTTCCCGTGGCTGGGACCTGGGAGGCTCTGGTTCAGCAATGAGAACACCGAGCTGCTGTATTGGTCCTGCAAGATGTGAATGGTCTAATATCAATACCCTTGATATAACCTACAGCCTCACACAGGAATTCCAGGATGAGCTTCACAGACCTGCCTTCCCTTATAAATTCAAGATAAAGACAGCTGGATGTGCTGTTGACTGCATAGCATCCATTGCAAGAGCAGATCTCTCGATAATAGGAACATGGAAGGGAAAAATAGAGATTGACCAGGATGCAGTGCAGTGGTATGCAAAGAATGGTATGAATATCCAGCAGGAGATAGTTGACAGATGTCCTACAAAGTGCATGAGTTACGATGGAAAGAACCTCAAGATAAATGATGAGGATTGTTCAAGATGCATGCACTGTATTTCAAAGATGACAAAGGCTCTCAGGCCAACAGGTGAAAGGGGTGCAACCATCCTTCTTGGTAGTAAAGCACCCTTCGTAATTGGAGCAACACTTTCATGGGTAATAATACCGTTCATGAAGCTTGAGCCACCCTATGATCCTCTCAAGGACTTTATCAGAAAGAGCCTTGAATACTGGGATGAATATGGAAAGAACAGAGAGAGGATAGGTGAGCTCATTATAAGGCGTGGCATGAGGGAATATCTTGAATATGTAGGACTTGAACCGGATCCTCGAATGGTCAAAGAGCCCAGGAGGGATCCTTTCTATTTCTGGAAGGAAGAAGAGCTTGTTCCGAATTCAAAACTTTAA
- a CDS encoding ribose-phosphate pyrophosphokinase, with protein sequence MPEGIKLITGNAHRKLAEEVASYLGTPLCDATVTTFSDGEIMVQINENVRGTDVFVIQPTCAPVNHNIMELLLIMDALRRASARRITAVIPYYGYARQDRKVQPRVPISSRLVADLITVAGANRVLTMDLHAGQIQGFFDIPVDHLYAMPVLLDYIKANYDSEKLVIVSPDAGGVERARTFARKLGSSLAIIDKRREKANISQVMHVIGDVRDKDTLILDDIIDTGGTTTLAAQALIEHGARSVNAACTHAVLSGKAVERLNSSPIKEVIVTNTIPLDSKQEACKKLKVLSIGPLLAEAIKRIHEETSISSLFI encoded by the coding sequence ATGCCCGAGGGAATAAAACTTATAACAGGGAACGCACACAGAAAACTTGCGGAGGAGGTTGCCTCCTATCTGGGAACACCCCTTTGTGATGCCACTGTAACCACATTCAGTGATGGAGAGATAATGGTACAGATTAATGAAAATGTTCGCGGTACAGATGTCTTTGTAATTCAGCCAACCTGTGCTCCTGTTAACCATAATATTATGGAACTACTGCTTATAATGGATGCCTTAAGAAGGGCTTCAGCAAGACGTATAACTGCAGTTATACCATATTATGGATATGCAAGACAGGACCGAAAGGTTCAGCCAAGGGTTCCCATTTCTTCGAGGCTTGTTGCTGACCTCATAACAGTTGCAGGTGCAAACAGGGTTCTTACAATGGATCTCCATGCAGGACAGATACAGGGCTTTTTTGACATTCCCGTTGACCATCTCTATGCGATGCCTGTATTACTTGATTATATAAAGGCGAATTATGATAGCGAAAAGCTTGTAATTGTATCACCTGATGCAGGCGGTGTGGAAAGGGCAAGGACATTTGCAAGGAAACTTGGTTCTTCTCTTGCAATAATTGACAAAAGAAGGGAAAAGGCAAATATCTCCCAGGTGATGCACGTAATCGGAGATGTGAGGGACAAGGATACCTTAATCCTTGATGATATTATTGATACTGGTGGGACAACGACCCTCGCTGCCCAGGCACTTATAGAGCATGGTGCCAGATCAGTGAATGCAGCATGCACCCATGCTGTCCTATCAGGAAAGGCTGTGGAAAGATTGAATTCCTCGCCGATAAAGGAAGTTATAGTAACCAATACCATTCCCCTTGACAGCAAGCAGGAGGCCTGCAAAAAATTGAAGGTCCTCAGTATAGGACCGCTTCTTGCAGAAGCAATAAAGAGGATTCATGAAGAGACATCAATAAGTTCACTTTTTATCTGA
- the pheS gene encoding phenylalanine--tRNA ligase subunit alpha has product MENPEILKEEFEQELKALSQREGLSALKARYLGKKGIIAEAIKALQALPKEERPLRGKILNELKEYIERRLSEKEKELAEAEYFKKITSEKIDITIPGRIQRFGAEHPLTKTLREIIDIFSSMGFSVEEGPEVELDYYNFEALNIPKDHPARDMQDTFYITDEILLRTHTSPVQIRVMEKKKPPLRMIAPGKVYRCDADVTHSPMFHQVEGLMVGEDVSMANLKAVLELFLRELFGPQTPIRFRPSYFPFTEPSAEVDIGCLFCSQQGCRICKNSGWLEILGAGMVHPEVFRAVGYDTEKYTGFAFGLGVERIAMLRYRIDDIRLFYENNLMFLEQF; this is encoded by the coding sequence ATGGAAAATCCTGAGATTCTGAAGGAAGAGTTTGAACAGGAATTGAAGGCCCTTTCACAAAGAGAGGGCCTTTCAGCATTAAAAGCCCGTTATCTCGGCAAAAAGGGCATTATTGCTGAGGCAATAAAGGCACTCCAGGCCCTTCCAAAAGAGGAAAGGCCACTTCGAGGCAAGATCCTCAATGAGCTTAAAGAATATATTGAAAGAAGGCTTTCTGAAAAAGAAAAAGAACTTGCCGAGGCTGAATATTTTAAAAAAATCACATCAGAAAAGATAGACATAACCATTCCAGGAAGGATACAGAGATTTGGAGCAGAACATCCCCTGACGAAGACTTTAAGAGAGATTATAGATATATTCTCATCAATGGGCTTTTCTGTGGAAGAAGGACCAGAGGTTGAGCTTGATTATTATAATTTTGAGGCACTTAATATCCCAAAAGACCATCCTGCAAGAGATATGCAGGATACCTTTTATATTACAGATGAGATACTTTTAAGAACTCACACCTCACCTGTACAGATAAGGGTAATGGAAAAGAAAAAACCACCTCTCAGGATGATTGCTCCTGGAAAGGTCTATCGCTGTGATGCTGATGTTACCCACAGCCCCATGTTTCATCAGGTTGAAGGTCTTATGGTTGGTGAAGATGTTTCTATGGCAAATCTAAAGGCAGTACTTGAATTATTTCTCAGAGAGCTCTTCGGTCCCCAAACACCTATCAGATTCAGGCCGAGTTATTTTCCCTTTACAGAGCCCTCTGCAGAGGTTGATATAGGATGCCTCTTCTGCAGCCAGCAGGGCTGCAGGATCTGTAAAAACTCTGGATGGCTCGAGATCCTCGGAGCAGGAATGGTCCATCCAGAGGTATTCAGGGCTGTTGGTTATGACACAGAGAAATATACCGGGTTTGCCTTTGGCCTCGGAGTAGAGAGGATTGCAATGCTTCGTTACAGGATAGACGATATAAGACTTTTCTATGAGAATAATCTCATGTTCCTGGAACAGTTCTGA
- a CDS encoding thiamine pyrophosphate-dependent enzyme — translation MKQVFSRPSCLKDVPFRYCPGCGHSISHRLVAECIDTLGIKERVIGIAPVGCAVFAYGYFDFDIVEAAHGRPPAVATGLKRVMPDRIVFSYQGDGDLASIGMAEIIHAAARGENITVIFINNATYGMTGGQMAPTTLIGQKTSTTPEGRDRLRHGSPIKVAEMLSILEGTTFVARGSLDSVGDIKKTRQYILTAFINQMENKGFSFVEILSPCPTDWGMSPGDARKWLKENMKNYFKTGILKQ, via the coding sequence ATGAAACAGGTCTTTTCAAGACCGTCTTGTCTAAAGGATGTTCCTTTCAGGTACTGTCCGGGCTGCGGGCACAGTATAAGCCACAGACTTGTTGCTGAGTGCATAGACACTCTCGGAATAAAGGAAAGGGTAATTGGCATAGCACCTGTTGGATGTGCTGTCTTTGCCTATGGTTATTTTGATTTTGATATTGTAGAGGCAGCTCACGGAAGACCACCAGCTGTTGCAACCGGTCTTAAGAGGGTAATGCCTGATAGAATTGTATTCTCTTATCAGGGAGATGGCGACCTTGCCTCCATAGGTATGGCTGAGATCATACATGCAGCTGCAAGGGGAGAGAATATCACTGTTATTTTTATTAATAATGCTACCTATGGAATGACAGGAGGTCAGATGGCGCCGACTACACTTATAGGCCAGAAAACATCGACAACACCTGAAGGAAGGGATAGACTCAGGCATGGTTCTCCTATAAAAGTGGCAGAGATGCTTTCAATACTTGAAGGAACAACCTTTGTTGCAAGGGGAAGCCTTGATTCAGTAGGAGATATTAAAAAGACAAGGCAGTATATCCTTACTGCTTTTATCAATCAGATGGAGAATAAAGGATTCAGCTTTGTTGAGATCCTTTCTCCCTGTCCGACAGACTGGGGAATGAGCCCTGGTGATGCCAGAAAATGGCTCAAGGAAAACATGAAGAACTATTTTAAAACCGGTATACTAAAACAGTAA
- the infC gene encoding translation initiation factor IF-3, with translation MTFIEKDIRVNEAIRRSEVRLIDVDGSQLGIVPIKEALAIARERGLDLVEVAPNANPPVCRIMDYGKYRYQMQKKSHQKKTIEVKEIKLRPRIDDHDLQLKAKSIRRFLDDGNKAKITMMLRGREATRPDLGMKVFEKLLQMIEGKYTVEKKATLEGSNITMVIAPGK, from the coding sequence GTGACTTTCATAGAAAAGGATATCAGAGTAAATGAGGCTATAAGAAGGAGTGAGGTCAGGCTCATTGATGTTGACGGAAGCCAGCTTGGGATTGTGCCTATTAAGGAGGCACTTGCCATTGCGAGGGAAAGAGGCCTTGACCTTGTAGAGGTAGCTCCCAATGCCAATCCACCTGTATGCAGAATAATGGATTATGGCAAGTACAGATACCAGATGCAGAAGAAGTCTCACCAGAAAAAGACGATAGAAGTAAAGGAGATAAAACTGAGACCCAGGATAGATGATCACGATTTACAGCTTAAGGCAAAGAGTATAAGAAGATTCCTCGATGATGGTAACAAGGCAAAGATAACCATGATGCTCAGAGGAAGAGAGGCAACAAGGCCGGATCTCGGGATGAAGGTCTTTGAAAAACTTCTTCAGATGATCGAGGGTAAATATACAGTGGAAAAAAAGGCAACCCTTGAAGGCAGCAACATAACAATGGTTATTGCACCGGGAAAATAG
- a CDS encoding GntR family transcriptional regulator, giving the protein MDKAELKQKVYSLVEQSMGKKKLKQSDIEKKISEETGVSRQEVKEALRELIDEGKLIYTYFGGSFVEIPPKQ; this is encoded by the coding sequence ATGGATAAGGCAGAATTAAAGCAGAAGGTTTACAGCCTTGTAGAGCAGTCCATGGGCAAAAAGAAACTCAAACAGTCTGATATAGAGAAGAAGATATCCGAAGAGACCGGTGTATCAAGGCAGGAGGTAAAAGAAGCTCTGAGAGAGCTCATTGATGAAGGAAAACTTATTTACACATACTTCGGTGGAAGTTTTGTAGAGATTCCACCAAAACAATAA
- the pth gene encoding aminoacyl-tRNA hydrolase, producing MWLITGLGNPGKKYEFTRHNVGFIFIDRLSEILGIRLRDFGLYMMEKAIFNGSDILLLKPMTYMNRSGEAVLKICREFNIPPERVVVVHDDLDMVTGKVRIRRKGSSGGHRGVQSIIEAIGENFTRLKIGIGRSREFPPEEYVLQRFTAQELDIINDAIERAIKKLPEIISLDILKGNKDLCQ from the coding sequence TTGTGGCTCATCACTGGTCTAGGAAATCCAGGTAAAAAATATGAATTTACAAGACATAATGTAGGTTTTATTTTTATCGACAGGCTCTCTGAAATTCTCGGTATAAGGCTCAGAGACTTCGGACTTTATATGATGGAAAAGGCTATTTTTAATGGCTCCGATATATTGCTTCTAAAACCGATGACATATATGAACAGAAGTGGTGAGGCAGTCCTAAAGATCTGTAGAGAATTTAATATTCCTCCAGAGAGGGTTGTCGTGGTTCATGATGACCTTGACATGGTTACTGGAAAGGTAAGGATCAGGAGGAAGGGTTCATCGGGAGGTCACAGGGGTGTGCAGTCAATTATAGAGGCAATCGGAGAGAATTTTACAAGACTAAAGATAGGCATTGGAAGGAGCAGGGAATTTCCTCCGGAAGAATATGTCCTCCAGAGATTCACTGCTCAGGAGCTTGATATAATTAATGATGCCATTGAAAGGGCAATTAAGAAACTTCCGGAGATTATATCCCTGGATATTTTGAAAGGCAATAAGGATTTATGTCAGTGA
- a CDS encoding 50S ribosomal protein L25, with protein sequence MERVSVNAYRREATGKGVARSLRRKGELPAVIYRAGTSEPIRIPKAEFIKIIRQTKGENVLVNLQFPEGNRLAIIKDYQLDPITGELLHTDFQEVLLTETVRLTVKVITKGVPKGVKDQGGILQHTLRELEIEALPDRIPGHIEVDVSGLGVGQSIHVSDLKLEEGIKILTDPEEVIVTVTAPAVEEAAPAAPEITEPEVIKKGKKEEAEEKEEGKK encoded by the coding sequence ATGGAAAGGGTTTCTGTAAATGCATACAGAAGAGAGGCTACAGGAAAGGGTGTTGCCCGCTCCTTAAGAAGAAAAGGTGAATTACCAGCGGTTATATACAGGGCTGGCACCTCAGAACCAATAAGGATTCCAAAGGCGGAATTCATAAAGATTATCAGACAGACAAAGGGCGAGAATGTCCTTGTGAATCTTCAGTTTCCAGAGGGTAACAGACTCGCTATAATTAAAGACTATCAGCTTGACCCGATTACTGGTGAACTGCTTCACACAGATTTTCAGGAAGTCCTACTGACAGAGACAGTAAGACTAACTGTAAAGGTGATAACAAAAGGTGTGCCAAAGGGTGTTAAAGACCAGGGCGGAATTCTTCAGCATACTCTAAGGGAACTTGAGATAGAGGCTCTCCCGGACAGGATACCCGGTCACATTGAGGTTGATGTCTCAGGTCTTGGAGTTGGTCAATCAATTCATGTATCTGATCTAAAATTAGAAGAGGGCATAAAGATACTTACAGATCCTGAAGAGGTTATAGTTACAGTTACTGCACCTGCTGTGGAAGAAGCAGCACCAGCAGCTCCTGAAATTACTGAACCAGAGGTCATAAAGAAAGGAAAGAAGGAAGAGGCAGAGGAGAAAGAAGAGGGAAAGAAATAA